Proteins from one Podospora pseudoanserina strain CBS 124.78 chromosome 1, whole genome shotgun sequence genomic window:
- a CDS encoding hypothetical protein (COG:H; EggNog:ENOG503P7GR), protein MHPLLHTKDNVACKDLMIALEQCHMRGFLWKSMGMCNDAKEELSACLRAERWKTQSFNRSGVADKKDKIRQAWKDVDENT, encoded by the exons ATgcatcctcttctccatACCAAAGACAACGTCG CGTGCAAAGACTTGATGATCGCACTCGAACAATGCCATATGCGGGGCTTCCTTTGGAAATCCATGGGCATGTGCAATGAcgccaaggaggagctctCTGCCTGCCTGAGGGCAGAACGGTGGAAGACTCAGAGCTTCAACCGAAGTGGTGTTGCCGACAAAAAGGACAAGATTCGGCAAGCCTGGAAGGACGTCGACGAAAACACATAA
- the GIM4 gene encoding Cochaperone prefoldin complex subunit (COG:O; EggNog:ENOG503P3X9), whose translation MSSKKLKNTKDRKCFRMINGVLVERTVKDVIPALQTNAEGLKKVLDDLVKQYKTKQDELEKWKKKNNVQVVQS comes from the exons ATGTCGAgcaagaagctgaagaacACAA AGGATCGCAAGTGCTTTCGCATGATCAACGGAGTGCTGGTGGAACGGACCGTCAAGGATGTGATCCCTGCGCTGCAAACAAAcgcggaggggttgaagaaggtaTTGGACGACTTGGTCAAGCAGTACAAGACCAAACAagatgagctggagaagtGGAAG aaaaagaacaaCGTCCAAGTGGTACAGTCATGA
- the NAS2 gene encoding putative 26S proteasome regulatory subunit (EggNog:ENOG503P5F5; COG:O): MSNLHAPTVPSGPTTVPVTNGHATHLSIQELQRKKDNIEAELRALGGVLDSHGVDMNTSLLTHDGFPRADIDVAQIRTTRARIIHLRNDWKDLMALIEKRLHEHFASLEDNDDDTTVNDPTSVNVALPQDSVPETPDPAFAKVNTVVENSPAATAGLKPGDLIRNFGYVNRENHDGLRKVAECVQGNEGQNILVKVSRTNGGGGGHAQELRLTLTPRRDWGGRGLLGCHILPL; the protein is encoded by the exons ATGAGCAACCTTCATGCGCCGACGGTTCCATCAGGGCCTACCACTGTCCCCGTCACCAACGGCCATGCTACACATCTGTCCATTCAAGAGCTCCAGCGCAAGAAGGACAACATCGAGGCCGAACTCAGAGCACTTGGTGGCGTGCTGGACTCG CATGGTGTCGACATGAACACGAGTCTCCTCACCCACGATGGTTTTCCCCGAGCCGATATTGATGTGGCGCAAA TTCGAACCACAAGAGCACGCATCATCCATCTTCGAAATGACTGGAAAGACCTGATGGCTTTGATTGAGAAGCGCCTTCATGAGCACTTTGCCAGTCTAGAGGACAATGACGACGATACAACAGTGAACGATCCTACCAGTGTCAACGTTGCCCTTCCACAAGACTCGGTACCCGAAACACCTGATCCAGCCTTTGCCAAGGTCAACACAGTGGTGGAGAATAGCCCCGCTGCAACAGCAGGACTCAAGCCTGGGGACTTGATTCGAAACTTTGGCTATGTCAATAGAGAGAACCACGATGGCCTACGGAAAGTGGCTGAGTGCGTCCAAGGCAACGAAGGG CAAAATATTCTTGTTAAAGTTTCTCGAACaaatggaggaggaggaggtcacgCACAGGAATTGAGACTGACACTGACACCGCGGCGTGACTGGGGTGGTCGGGGTTTGCTGGGCTGCCATATCTTGCCATTGTGA
- the HAP3 gene encoding transcriptional activator hap3 (EggNog:ENOG503P23V; COG:K), with amino-acid sequence MSDSPQSNSKDVEHGAPSPEDEAQMNDPQDPLSSGHAYEFDVKEQDRWLPIANVARIMKNALPENAKIAKEAKECMQECVSEFISFITSEASEKCHQEKRKTVNGEDILFAMTSLGFENYAEALKIYLSKYREQQSTSNRDGQQNRPNSQGYGAPGQSNPGGGFAGGDLGGQPEGADAQGYNIYGAQPGHNGAPGEY; translated from the exons ATGTCCGACTCCCCCCAATCCAATTCAAAGGACGTTGAACATGGTGCACCGTCACCCGAGGACGAAGCACAAATGAACGACCCTCAGGACCCACTCTCGAGCGGCCACGCCTATGAGTTTGATGTTAAAGAGCAAGACAGATGGTTACCCATAGCCAATG TCGCCCGCATCATGAAGAATGCGCTCCCCGAGAATGCCAAAATAGCCAAGGAGGCGAAGGAGTGCATGCAAGAGTGCGTTAGCGAGTTCATCTCGTTCATTACAAGCGAGG CTTCGGAAAAATGCCACcaagagaaaaggaagacgGTGAACGGCGAGGATATTCTGTTTGCCATGACGTCTCTTGGGTTTGAGAACTACGCCGAAGCACTCAAGATTTACTTGTCCAAGTACAGAGAG cagcagtcgaCATCAAACCGTGACGGCCAACAAAACAGACCAAACAGCCAGGGTTACGGTGCGCCAGGCCAGTCGAATCCTGGCGGCGGCTTTGCCGGTGGTGATCTCGGAGGCCAGCCAGAGGGCGCTGATGCTCAAGGCTACAACATCTACGGAGCTCAGCCAGGTCATAACGGTGCACCTGGGGAGTATTAA
- a CDS encoding hypothetical protein (EggNog:ENOG503NZH6; COG:G; COG:O), which yields MKSSPSKTLLSSLLAASFVTLSLAQLSVPATLPGQWQYEGCYTDIPGRTLTGGGYVNGTHMTAETCISYCQTRGFKFAGTEYSVECFCGNSIAPAAAQVADSVCNMACSGDATQPCGAGSRLSLYSTTEDLGPKANPGVNGFTHMGCYSEGTTGRTLTYGIGSIPAGEMTVAKCTAACAAANYILAGVEYGGECFCGNTISNGGAPAASGCSMTCNGNTTEFCGGPSRLNVYNYQNQYTPSSTSSPPAAATTATTATGTVSTGPPPPPSPTPSGPSQPAAVGDDYVWYGCYTESPGPRALSGATYASDDMTLESCQAFCSAYTYFGTEYGRECYCGNSFTVGSVVAPASECSMLCAGNPFNYCGAGNRLSVYARDGTSIPSGTTTSAAPTTTSPPLVVTGLPEGWSYQGCWIDGAQGRILPVQLVDSPTNSQSECASRCVAGGYKISGVQYTQQCFCGNAIFNGGVTTSESQCSMNCPGNPTQKCGAGDRMNIVSEGEPEIYQPPAPQVRGLNGSWEYQGCVEDNVNNKRTLSWQLFFPGVMTPNMCLNRCREFGYAAAGLEYGEECYCGDPPNIAAAGATFRPETECAITCAGNASAICGGLGRLTTYFWTGTPLYSWGFPQDYRAGQYQHLVNGVNCPLITQETITGKVSFISKGGTGPGNETGVYELDMQTLTFRELHIKTDVFCAAGVTLPDKAGRQLNVGGWSGESLQGTRLYWPDGSPGVPGTNDWEENVWELSLQRGRWYPTAMIMTNGSILVIGGSIGANDAAEPTIELLPATGAAPLEMEWLTRTHPNNLYPFLSVLPSGGIFVQYWNEARILDPVTFATIKVLPNAPGAVNDPKGGRTYPLEGAAVLLPQRWPYTDYLGYLVCGGSTEGTSNALDNCVSTYPDAPNPVWTIERMPSKRVMSCMSPLPDGTYLIVNGAQHGVAGFGLANTPNLNAVLYDPTKPVHSRMTVMANTTIPRMYHSEAITLLDGRVLISGSNPEDGVYPDEYRVEVFVPPYLLNGLPRPTFAITNKDWTYNQTNIPFTLGVAARNGPITVTLLASVSSTHGNSMGARTLMPRVSCAGTACTVDAPPNVNIAPPGWYQMFVLDGGVPAIGKYIRIGGDPGQLGNWPEGLDFSRPGI from the exons ATGAAGTCCTCACCATCCAAGAcccttctctcttctctcctcgcTGCTTCTTTCGTCACCCTTTCACTCGCTCAACTTTCAGTCCCTGCCACTCTTCCAGGACAATGGCAGTATGAGGGCTGTTACACAGATATTCCGGGGCGGACcctcaccggcggcggctATGTCAACGGCACCCATATGACCGCCGAGACATGCATCAGCTATTGCCAGACCCGCGGCTTCAAGTTTGCTGGAACTGAGTACAGCGTAGAATG CTTCTGCGGTAACAGCATTGCTCCTGCGGCTGCCCAGGTTGCGGACTCGGTCTGCAACATGGCCTGCTCTGGAGATGCAACGCAGCCTTGCGGTGCGGGAAGCAGACTCTCGCTCTATTCCACCACCGAAGACTTGGGTCCCAAGGCCAACCCAGGCGTAAATGGCTTCACACATATGGGGTGCTACTCTGAAGGGACGACTGGCCGCACACTCACCTACGGGATCGGCAGCATTCCTGCTGGTGAGATGACTGTTGCCAAGTGCACAGCTGCCTGTGCTGCGGCCAACTACATTCTTGCTGGCGTTGAGTATGGTGGAGAGTGCTTCTGCGGTAATACTATCTCCAACGGCGGTGCCCCTGCTGCCAGCGGCTGCAGTATGACGTGCAACGGCAACACTACCGAGTTCTGCGGTGGCCCCAGCCGCCTCAATGTGTACAACTACCAGAACCAGTACACCCCGTCGTCAACGTCCAGCCCTCCTGCCGCAGCCACTACTGCGACTACGGCGACAGGCACCGTCTCTACCggaccccctccccctcccagccctaCTCCTTCTGGGCCATCACAGCCCGCCGCGGTCGGAGATGACTACGTCTGGTATGGATGCTACACCGAGTCTCCCGGCCCTCGTGCCCTGAGCGGTGCCACCTATGCTTCCGACGATATGACCCTCGAGTCCTGCCAGGCCTTCTGCTCTGCCTACACCTACTTCGGAACCGAGTATGGCAGGGAGTGCTACTGCGGCAACAGCTTCACTGTCGGCTCCGTTGTGGCCCCTGCCAGTGAATGCAGCATGCTCTGCGCCGGCAACCCCTTCAACTATTGCGGCGCCGGCAACCGTCTGTCGGTTTATGCCAGGGACGGCACTTCCATTCCCTCCGgcacaaccacctccgctGCGCCAACCACGACCTCGCCTCCTCTTGTCGTCACTGGTCTTCCCGAAGGCTGGAGCTATCAGGGATGCTGGATCGATGGTGCTCAGGGCCGCATTCTCCCCGTTCAGCTCGTCGACAGCCCCACCAACAGCCAGAGCGAGTGCGCGAGCCGCTGCGTGGCTGGCGGCTACAAGATCAGCGGTGTCCAGTACACTCAGCAGTGCTTTTGCGGCAATGCCATCTTCAATGGCGGCGTGACCACTTCCGAGTCTCAGTGCAGCATGAACTGCCCCGGCAACCCGACCCAGAAGTGCGGTGCCGGTGACCGCATGAACATCGTCTCCGAGGGCGAACCTGAGATCTACcagcctcctgctccccagGTCCGCGGTCTTAACGGCTCGTGGGAGTACCAAGGCTGCGTTGAGGacaacgtcaacaacaagcgCACCCTCTCCTGGCAGCTTTTCTTCCCTGGCGTCATGACGCCTAACATGTGTCTGAACAGGTGCAGAGAGTTCGGCTATGCCGCTGCTGGTCTTGAGTACGGCGAGGAATGCTACTGCGGTGATCCTCCCAACATTGCTGCCGCTGGCGCTACCTTCCGCCCAGAAACTGAGTGCGCCATCACCTGTGCTGGTAACGCTTCGGCCATTTGCGGTGGTCTCGGTCGTCTGACTACCTACTTTTGGACTGGCACCCCCCTTTACAGCTGGGGCTTCCCTCAGGATTACCGTGCCGGCCAGTACCAGCACTTGGTCAACGGTGTCAACTGCCCGCTCATCACTCAGGAGACCATCACCGGCAAggtctccttcatctccaagGGTGGTACCGGCCCTGGCAACGAGACTGGTGTCTACGAGCTCGATATGCAAACCCTCACTTTCCGTGAGCTTCACATCAAGACCGATGTCTTCTGCGCTGCTGGCGTGACCCTCCCCGACAAGGCTGGTCGTCAACTCAATGTCGGCGGTTGGTCCGGTGAGTCTCTCCAGGGCACCCGCCTCTACTGGCCTGATGGATCCCCCGGCGTCCCCGGCACCAACGACTGGGAGGAGAACGTCTGGGAGCTCAGCCTGCAAAGAGGCCGCTGGTATCCCACCGCCATGATCATGACCAACGgctccatcctcgtcattgGTGGCTCCATCGGCGCCAACGACGCCGCCGAGCCCACCATCGAGctcctccccgccaccgGTGCTGCCCCATTGGAGATGGAATGGCTCACCCgcacccaccccaacaacctctaCCCCTTCCTCTCGGTCCTCCCCAGCGGCGGCATCTTCGTCCAGTACTGGAACGAGGCCCGCATCCTCGACCCCGTCACCTTCGCCACAATCAAGGTCCTCCCCAACGCCCCCGGCGCTGTCAACGACCCCAAGGGCGGCCGCACCTACCCTCTCGAGGGTGCCgctgtcctcctcccgcaGCGCTGGCCATACACCGACTACCTCGGCTACCTCGTCTGCGGTGGTTCAACAGAGGGCACCTCCAACGCGCTGGACAACTGCGTGTCCACCTACCCCGacgcccccaaccccgtctGGACCATCGAGCGCATGCCCTCCAAGCGTGTCATGTCCTGCATgtctcccctccccgacgGAACATACCTCATCGTCAACGGCGCGCAGCACGGCGTGGCCGGTTTCGGCCTCGCCAACACCCCAAACCTGAACGCCGTGCTCTATGACCCCACCAAGCCCGTTCACAGCCGCATGACCGTCATGGCTaacaccaccatcccgaGAATGTACCACTCCgaagccatcaccctccttgACGGCCGCGTCCTCATCTCGGGCTCCAATCCCGAGGACGGCGTCTACCCCGATGAATACCGCGTCGAGGTCTTTGTCCCCCCTTACCTCCTCAACGGCCTCCCCAGGCCAACTTTTGCGATTACAAACAAGGACTGGACATACAACCAGACCAACATTCCCTTTACCCTCGGCGTCGCGGCAAGGAACGGCCCTATCACTGTTACTTTGTTGGCGTCGGTCTCTTCCACGCATGGCAACTCCATGGGCGCGAGGACGCTCATGCCGAGAGTGAGCTGCGCGGGGACGGCGTGCACGGTTGATGCCCCCCCCAACGTCAATATTGCTCCTCCGGGGTGGTACCAGAtgtttgttttggatggCGGTGTTCCGGCGATTGGAAAGTACATTCGCATTGGTGGTGATCCAGGGCAGTTGGGTAACTGGCCTGAGGGGCTTGATTTTTCGAGGCCGGGGATTTAA
- a CDS encoding hypothetical protein (EggNog:ENOG503P79I; COG:S) has protein sequence MTKWKLGAPHLSGLGSFRQLWTASMDAADFPRGLEFPAYVLSALTAVGGTIGYVKTKSVPSVAAGTAVGLLYGLGGYRLQNGQPLGLELALLASVVLGGASIPRAIRLRKPVPVMLSLFATYGLITFGDAFRRTL, from the exons ATGACGAAATGGAAGCTTGGAGCGCCCCACCTCTCTGGCCTCGGCTCGTTCCGTCAACTCTGGACAGCTTCCATGGATGCGGCGGACTTCCCAAGA GGTCTCGAGTTTCCCGCCTACGTTCTCTCGGCTTTGACAGCTGTCGGCGGCACCATCGGATACGTCAAGACGAAATCTGTCCCTAGCGTTGCCGCGGGCACTGCTGTCGGTCTTTTGT ATGGTCTTGGTGGTTACCGCCTCCAGAACGGCCAGCCCTTGGGCTTGGAGCTCGCTCTCCTAGCTTCCGTCGTCCTCGGTGGCGCTTCGATTCCTCGTGCGATCAGACTCCGGAAGCCCGTTCCCGTCATGTTGTCGCTCTTTGCGACATACGGGTTGATTACTTTCGGTGACGCGTTCCGTCGCACTTTataa
- a CDS encoding hypothetical protein (EggNog:ENOG503PEA4), with translation MTDQHPPQDDNTTTTNNNTRRPSFVSFWKKGTELALGKGRKKKEVKFVEGGGSAVGSGGEQSSDNQGNDGSGVPESKAAHRRAQVRRAQIQHRQRKANYVKELEQEVAKIRKHIEDVDKERRVLRVENEGMKAGLRLRNGVSFPGPQPAPPQQQQGVAGPWYMSEEMDFTMTMQLGYDEVLGAPCYMVSGLSSPGFEAVTKATTAATAIPNSSILPTPPTTATFAPASSSSITTPTKNPITNTPDHPPELPYMTPPQIQTAINFILALEHTCRTHFHPSHFSPPTSSPVTTPPFHSSQGHSLTATSLALSSAPSSIFRAAKRTQLFPGSGINLKPSSSGTESLEWENSALTLKNLYRLSKVLEKEGEDRIEITPVQAWFEILAKYGVERVMGRVERLKGELGGRRVVRCPHFGARVDRGEWEVVVEGVMR, from the exons ATGACagatcaacaccccccacaaGACGataacaccaccaccaccaacaacaacacccgcaGACCATCGTTCGTTTCGTTTTGGAAAAAAGGGACGGAATTAGCTTTgggcaaggggaggaagaagaaggaggtgaagTTTGTagaaggaggggggtcgGCTGTTGGtagcggtggtg AACAATCATCAGACAACCAAGGAAACGACGGCTCTGGAGTCCCAGAATCAAAAGCCGCCCACCGCCGCGCCCAAGTCAGGCGAGCGCAGATCCAGCACCGCCAACGCAAAGCCAACTATGTCAAGGAGCTTGAGCAAGAGGTGGCCAAGATAAGGAAGCATATTGAGGACGTGGacaaggagaggagggtgttgagggtggagAATGAGGGGATGAAGGCCGgattgaggttgaggaacgGGGTGTCATTCCCAGGCCCACAGCCAGCGccgccgcaacagcagcaaggggTAGCAGGGCCGTGGTATATGTCTGAAGAAATGGACTTCACAATGACGATGCAGCTCGGCTACGACGAGGTGCTAGGCGCGCCGTGTTACATGGTTAGCGGGTTATCATCCCCAGGGTTTGAAGCAGTGACGAAAGCCACCACAGCGGCAaccgccatccccaactCTAGCATCCTACCCACACCACCGACAACAGCAACTTTCGCCcctgcttcctcttcctcgatcaccaccccaaccaaaaaccccatcaccaacacccccgacCACCCTCCCGAGCTACCCTACATGACCCCACCCCAAATCCAAACCGCCATCAATTTTATCCTCGC ACTAGAACACACCTGCAGAACCCacttccacccctcccacttctcccctcccacctcctccccagtcaccacccccccattccACTCCTCCCAAGGGCACTCCCTCACCGCAACATCCCTCGCCCTGTCCTCCGCCCCGTCATCAATTTTCAGAGCCGCCAAACGCACCCAGCTTTTCCCGGGAAGTGGCATCAATCtcaaaccatcatcatcgggaACTGAGTCCCTAGAATGGGAAAACTCAGCCCTCACACTAAAAAATTTGTACCGGCTCTCAAAAGTGTtggaaaaagaaggcgaggacAGGATCGAGATCACACCTGTGCAGGCTTGGTTTGAGATTTTGGCGAAATatggggttgagagggtgatgggacGGGTcgagaggttgaagggggagttggggggtaggagggtggtgaggtgtcCGCATTTTGGGGCGAGGGTGGAtaggggggagtgggaggtggttgttgagggggttatgagatga
- the GSP1 gene encoding GTP-binding nuclear protein gsp1/Ran (BUSCO:EOG09264LKR; COG:U; EggNog:ENOG503NW2J), with protein MAEAQTIPTFKLVLVGDGGTGKTTFVKRHLTGEFEKKYMATLGVEVHPLAFTTNYGQIQFDVWDTAGQEKFGGLRDGYYINGQCGIIMFDVTSRITYKNVPNWHRDLTRVCENIPIVLCGNKVDVKERKVKAKTITFHRKKNLQYYDISAKSNYNFEKPFLWLARKLVGNPGLEFVAAPALAPAEVQVDQALLAQYEAELNQAAHEPLPDDDDDL; from the exons ATGGCTGAAGCGCAGACCATTCCGACCTTCAAGCTGGtccttgttggtgatggtggtacCGGAAAG ACCACCTTCGTCAAGCGCCATTTGACCGGTGAATTCGAGAAGAAGTACATGGCCACCCTCGGCGTTGAGGTTCACCCTCTTGCCTTCACCACC AACTACGGTCAGATCCAGTTCGACGTCTGGGATACCGCCGGTCAGGAGAAGTTCGGTGGTCTCCGTGATGGTTACTACATCAACGGCCAATGCGGCATCATCATGTTTGACGTCACTTCCCGCATCACCTACAAGAACGTTCCCAACTGGCACC GTGATCTTACCCGTGTCTGCGAGAACATCCCCATCGTTCTCTGCGGCAACAAGGTCGATGTCAAGGAGCGCAAGGTGAAGGCCAAGACCATCACTTTCCACCGGAAAAAGAACCTCCAGTACTATGATATTTCCGCCAAGTCTAACTACAACTTCGAGAAGCCCTTCCTCTGGCTCGCCCGCAAGCTTGTTGGCAACCCCGGCCTT GAGTTTGTCGCCGCCCCCGCGCTTGCCCCCGCTGAGGTCCAGGTCGATCAGGCTCTCCTTGCCCAGTACGAGGCCGAGCTTAACCAGGCCGCCCACGAGCCCCTTcccgacgatgatgatgaccttTGA
- the RRN3 gene encoding DNA independent RNA polymerase I transcription factor (BUSCO:EOG09261660; COG:K; EggNog:ENOG503NZ4B), producing the protein MTTNTPLSRLAYAPTVASSPIKPILRKPTASVLGTRSRADDSDGADEEEHPMKRQKKTVVFNENLNMVREINGKSFEDAKREVRQALEGKARGDEQDYDNLKDLFAPSNRNSSPDEDEEDPRHQELLGYVVALTGYVPMLGRSCTGLVRSVLRCSWLDRDENFAKAYIQLLAALSSVQASFFAEILRMMVEKFLETKSSSVVPGFPPVDLETRKKRLHVGIKYLLDLFPAGSKMIIKLVTSKFPYTDEPKAVHMSYIDHLLRLKTSRPDLERDIMELILAQLVKLDVEMTLDLENDEDDTTRAVMRSIQTDAKDDQEDDESDDESVMSDDDDLPEETKRVIKIKNKLETLDAIMDLVFSIYDPIFEKPDSDEAVACFENLLSDFKNVILPHLKSRHTQYLLFKFAMKSDQLMEMFLGLLLTVAFSSTEAPVIKQAAAAYLASFTARGARVQSHTVQLIVSCLLDYIDYYRETHRHCRGPDVRRYSLYYASFQGLLYIFCFRWRDLLDQGALPDNVDWDDPASFLGQDLPWMPDLKKRMHANIASKLNPLKCCSPVIVEEFAQLAHHLGLMYIYPQIEKNKSIHLSQFYTGSYAQGGALRDTGFEFDNEKWTHLEACFPFDPFQLPIARRWLDLENNYVTWSPISVLRKPGGEATDEDEEEEDSDEEGSEEESEMGEEELEDREELFEEDTATDDERAD; encoded by the exons ATGACGACCAATACCCCCCTCTCGCGCCTGGCCTATGCGCCAACTGTGGCTTCGTCGCCAATCAAGCCGATCCTGAGAAAACCAACAGCATCCGTACTGGGCACACGATCCCGCGCCGACGATTCAGATGgagccgatgaggaggagcaccCTATGaaaaggcagaagaagacggtcgTTTTCAACGAGAACTTGAATATGGTTAGGGAGATCAACGGCAAGAGCTTTGAAGACGCCAAGCGTGAGGTCAGACAGGCCCTCGAGGGCAAGGCCCGCGGTGACGAACAAGACTacgacaacctcaaggaCCTGTTTGCGCCGAGCAACAGGAACAGCAGTcccgacgaggatgaggaggacccGAGGCACCAGGAGCTGTTGGGTTACGTGGTCGCCTTGACTGGCTATGTACCGATGCTTGGGCGTTCATGCACAGGTCTTGTTCGAAGTGTTCTTCGGTGCTCTTGGCTGGATAGGGACGAGAACTTCGCCAAGGCCTATATTCAGCTGCTGGCTGCGCTTTCGTCGGTGCAAGCGTCGTTTTTCGCCGAGATTCTCAGGATGATGGTTGAAAAGTTCCTCGAGACGAAGAGTTCCTCGGTTGTGCCTGGATTCCCGCCTGTTGACTTggagacgaggaagaagcggCTGCATGTTGGAATCAAGTACTTGCTGGATCTGTTTCCGGCGGGGTCCAAGATGATTATCAAGCTTGTTACCTCCAAGTTTCCCTACACAGATGAGCCTAAGGCGGTCCACATGTCGTACATCGATCATCTTTTGCGACTCAAGACCTCCCGCCCCGATCTGGAACGAGATATCATGGAGCTCATCCTCGCGCAGCTGGTGAAGCTTGATGTGGAGATGACACTCGATCTCGAAaacgatgaagatgataCCACGAGGGCGGTAATGCGATCAATCCAGACTGATGCCAAGGATGACCAGGAGGATGACGAAAGCGACGACGAGTCGGTAATgagcgatgacgatgatCTGCCCGAGGAGACAAAGCGGGTGATAAAAATCAAGAACAAGCTGGAGACACTAGATGCGATCATGGACCTTGTGTTTTCCATCTACGATCCCATCTTTGAGAAACCGGACAGCGACGAGGCTGTGGCGTGTTTCGAGAATCTTTTGAGCGATTTCAAGAATGTCATTCTGCCG CATCTCAAATCCCGCCATACGCAGTACTTGCTGTTCAAGTTTGCCATGAAGTCTGATCAACTCATGGAGATGTTTCTTGGCCTGCTACTCACTGTTGC ATTCTCCTCCACCGAGGCGCCAGTCATCAAACAGGCTGCGGCAGCGTATCTCGCAAGCTTTACTGCTCGTGGTGCCAGAGTTCAGAGCCACACTGTGCAGCTGATTGtgtcttgtcttttggaCTACATTGACTACTATCGGGAGACGCACAGGCACTGTCGTGGTCCGGACGTGCGGCGGTACTCATTATACTA CGCTTCTTTCCAAGGGCTGCTCTACATCTTTTGCTTCCGGTGGAGAGATCTCCTCGACCAGGGTGCACTCCCAGACAACGTTGACTGGGACGATCCGGCGTCGTTCCTCGGACAAGATCTGCCCTGGATGCCAGATCTCAAAAAGAGAATGCACGCCAATATTGCCAGCAAGCTCAAT CCCCTCAAATGCTGCTCCCCCGTCATCGTCGAAGAATTCGCCCAACTTGCTCACCACCTTGGGCTGATGTACATCTACCCCCAAATCGAAAAAAACAAGAGCATCCACCTCTCGCAGTTTTACACTGGGAGTTATGCCCAAGGCGGCGCGCTGAGGGACACGGGGTTTGAGTTTGATAATGAGAAGTGGACGCATTTGGAGGCTTGTTTCCCGTTTGATCCGTTTCAGCTGCCTATCGCGAGAAGGTGGTTAGATCTGGAGAATAACTATGTTACTTGGTCGCCGATTAGTGTGTTGAGGAAGCCAGGGGGGGAGGCTactgatgaggatgaagaggaggaggatagtgatgaggaggggagtgaggaggagagtgagatgggggaggaggagttggaggatagggaggagttgtttgaggaggatacGGCCACTGATGATGAGAGGGCGGATTAA